Genomic window (Candidatus Zixiibacteriota bacterium):
ATACTGAATAAATCCAATGCCGCCCGGATGATCTCCGGATTCGTGACTTTAAAACCTGGCGAAGAAGTCGGCATCCACAACACCGAGGACTACGAAGAGCTGATTGTGGTACTGGAAGGCTCGGGCGTGGTCGTAACCGAGAGCGATGGTGAGCGCGCGGTCAGAATCGGCCAGGTGGCCTACAATCCTCCCCATTCCGAACACAATGTCAAAAATTCAGGTAAGAGCCTTTTGCGTTATATTTATATCGTTTCTAAAGCTGACTAGATCGCCTACTTTATCTTCATCCTCATGATGAGTTAAACTGTAAGCCAAGAAATCCTCCAATCCAAATATCATCAACATACCCAATGACTCCATGGAAATCAGCGATATGCCGATTGATCTGGATAAATTCAACATCTACGGTCGAGATGAAAATGCTGAAACACCAATTCTTATTGGATTTACAGGAAAACAGGAAGACTTAGAAAGGCTCGGAATAAGATTAGACTGGATCTCGGAGACTACTATATCGACATCTATTAAACTTAAGATGTTACCACTTTTATGTCAAGTTAAGGGAGTACAAAGAATCAAATCTCAACCTATACCAGACTTGGAACTAAATTACAGCACAGACGATATCAATTGTGTTTATTCAAATGTACAGACGAATTTGAAAGTGAGTGGCGACAGTGTTATAGTTGGAATAATCGATGGCGGTCTGGATTGGCTGCATGAGGACTTCATAGATTCCAGCGGAAACACGAGAATACGCTATTTCTGGGATCAAAGCGACTCATCGGGACTAAATCCCATAAATCCCGCCTTCAATTTCTTCAGTAAACACTCAAATATACTCTTTCACAAACACTGTTAAGCTATGATGTTTATCTAAATATCAATTAAATACTTTGTCTACCCAACAGGTGGGATTATAAAAAACCGCCCTTTCGAGCGGTTTGCATTTTTATCAAATCTATGCGGATATGTATGCGATTTATTCCGTCTGGCTGGGTTCCCAGTCGTTCCAGCCCCGGTCCGAAGCGGCCGTGATTCCCTTCAATCTCAAATCGAAATCATCAGGATTAGTCGCCTGGGTCATCGCCTCCTCATAGGAAATAACCCCGTTGCGATAGAGCTTCATAATCGACTGGTCAAACGACTGCATACCATATTGTACACCGCCCGACTCGATCAAATCCTGGATCTCCATCGTCCGATCCGGCTTGATCAGACATTCCCGGATCGACCCCGTCGAAACCATCACCTCCACCGCCGGAACTCGTCCCGGACGGTCAGCCCGTGACAACAGTCTCTGGCAGATGATCGATTTCAGGGTTCCCGCCAGAAGCAGGCGGATCTGCTGGTGCTGATGGGGCGGGAAAAACGAAATAATTCGCGAGACAGTCTCGATCACATTCATGGTATGCAGAGTGGTCAGCACAAAGTGCCCGGTATCGGCCGCCGATAAAGCAGTCGACATCGTATCGGCATCACGAATCTCACCGATCAGGATCGTATCCGGATCCTGGCGGAAAGCGTGGCGCAGAGCCGAAGTAAACGAAGGCGTGTCTCCGCCGACTTCACGTTGCGAGACGATACTTTCCTTATCCCGGTAAATATATTCAATCGGGTCCTCGATCGTCAGGATATTGTCCTTGCGGTTGCCGTTGATATGCTCAATCATCGAGGCCAGTGTAGTCGATTTACCCGAACCGGTGGTCCCGGTAACGATCACCAATCCGCGGCGATTCTCGGCGATCTTCTTGATAATCGGCGGAAGATACAATTCCTCAAAAGTCGGTACAGTAGTGTTGACCGCGCGCAGGGCGATACCGATCGTGCCACGCTGGCGAAAGAGGTTGATCCTGAACCGTCCCAGCTTGGCTACCGACAACGCCAGATCCATCTCGTTTCTGGCCAGAAATCGCTTCTGCTGTTCTGGGGTTAATATCTGGTTGATGACCTCATTTAGATCATCCTTGGACATCGGCGCAGTATTGATCGGTGTCAATACACCATCGACACGCAAAGTGGGCCTGATTCCCACACGGATATGCAAATCGGAGGCGCCCTTGGAAAGCATCTCCACCAGCATCTGGCGCAGATTCATACACAAACCTCCCCGGGATGTAAGCGATAGTTATTTAGATCAGGTGGGATCGACCAGAAACAGGGTCTGCCCGAATTCCACCGGCTGACCATTTTCGACCAGCCGCTTGACAACTTTGCCCGATACCTCCGATTCGATCTCGTTCATCAGCTTCATAGCCTCGACAATACAGACGACTGTGCCCTTCTGGACATTGCCACCCACTTCCACATACGGCGGAGCGCTCGGCTCCGGCGAGATGTAGAACGTGCCGACCATCGGAGATTTTACCGGTACATAATTATCATCGGCAGATTCGGTTTTCTCTGCAACCGGTGCGGGTTCTTTTTGTTGCGGAACCGCCGCGGGAGGAGGTGAGGAAACTTCGGATGGTGCTGAAACCGGTGCCGGTTCCATACGCTGAGAAACAGCCGGGACATTGATCTCGGTCGCGCCTCGATTCTTGCCATGGCCGTTCGAGCCCGACGCGAAACGCTTAATTATCTTAACCTTTCGTCCCCAGCGGGTTACCTCGAGTTGAGCGATATCGGATTCTTCAACCAACTTGACCAGTTTTCTTATCTGTGACTCAAACATAGCAACCACCCATTTATTACAGTTCGATAAGTTCTTTTTCAGCCTTGTTCAAAATCAGGCTCTTGTTCTTCTTGATAACGACATCATCCTCGATCCGGACTCCTCCCCAGTCAGGAATATACACTCCCGGCTCGATCGTAATGACCATATTCGATTTCAGTTCCGTTTCGGAACGGTTTGAAACCGCGGGTTTGTCGTGAACCACCACCCCGAGGCCATGACCGAGGCCATGACCGAAATACTTACCATAGCCGGCCTTGTCGATCATCTTACGTACTTTTTCGTCCAGGTCTTTGGCCATAATCCCGGCTTTGGCATAACGGCATCCAGCCTTCTGCGCCTTGAGCACGAGATTATACACCTTTTTCTGTTTCGAAGTTGCCTTGCCCAGAACGATAGTACGGGTCATGTCGGAATGATAACCATTGTAAATCGCCCCGAAATCCATGGTGATGAAATCACCTTTCTCGACCTTCTTGTCGGAAGCTACTCCATGAGGCATGGCAGAACGATAGCCGGAAGCGACGATTGTATCGAAAGCGGGATTGGAAGAACCCAGCATCTTCATCTGGTATTCCAGTTCGGCGGCAATTTCATTTTCACGAACACCCGGCTCGATTATATTTAGAATCCTCTCGAAGGCGGCGTCGGAAATCTTGACTGCCTCTTTGATATCATTGATTTCGCTTTGTGTCTTGGTGATCGATAATTCACCGACCAGATCTTCCGCGGGAATAAAAACCGTATGAGGCAACAGCTGGCGGAGCTGTTCCAGCATACCGAAAGTCAGGTCACCCGACTGGAAGCCGATCTTGATATTTTTCTTTTGAAGCGGTTTGAATTCCGGAAAATCCATTACCGGGTCTCGCTGACCGATCTCTATTTTGGCCCCTTTGACCTGTTGGGCAGATTGATCTTTGTAACGGAAATCTGTAAAGAAATAAGATTGAGTCGGAAATACCAGAACCTTTGCCGACGATCCGGAAAAACCAGTCAGGTACCTGATATCTGTAATCCGTGTAACCAGCAGGCAATCAAGATTGTCCCGCTTAACAAGTTTCTGTAGTTTTTTCAAATTCTGTACCATGATCTAATTCTCCAGTGATTCCAGCAATTCCTCAATCCGCTTGTTATCGGGTTGCCGTTGTAAAATCTGTTTGCACATCCTTTTAGCCTGGTTTTTATGTCCCTGGCGAATAAACAGCTTGACCATTGTCAGAGTCGCAAACTCTCCTTTTAAAGCAGTATCATCGGATTTCGTACTTTTAGGCCTCGCTTTGGGCTCAGGTTTCAGCTCGATTTTAGAAATTTCCCTGAAATCAACCTGACCCAGCGGATCAAGTTGACTTACCTGTTTTAAATACGACCTTGCCAGTGCATGTTCCCCGGTTTCCATATAAATCCTGCCAACCAGCTCAAGCGCGGCGGGATGTTCCGGGAGAATCTGCAGAGTCCGAAGCAGGTAATCTAAGGCCTTCTCCTTTTTATCGAGCGTATAATAGACTTTACCCAGCATCCAATACAGGGTTGGGTAACCGTCAAAATCGTTAAGATGTTCCTTTAATACATCTAAAGCCTTCTGGCACTCATCTCTCGACAGGTGTACATCAGCTAACCGGGCAAAAGCTTCCGGCAGTAACCGTTCGCATTCAGCTATATCCTCAACTCGTCCCCTGATAAATGTAAGCTTCGCCACGACCTGCCTTTCCGGGTCAAAGTTAAGTTTACGTTAGTTTAGTGTCAAGTAAAACTTTAGCTCTCGGAATTGGCCACGATCCGATTTATTATCTCGGTGGTAGACAATCCCGGCTGAAGTTTCACCCGTACGACCTTTCCCCCGTTATTTTTGACCTGTTCCGCTCCGACTATTTCCGATATGGCGTAATCCGCACCCTTGGCGAGGATGTCCGGTTTGATATTTTTAATCAATTCCAGCGGAGTTTCATCGTCAAAAGGGATCACGTAATCGACCGCCTCTAAAGCGGCCAGCACCCTGCTTCGGTCGGTATACGGTATAATCGGTCTTTCCGGTCCCTTGATCCGGTGGACCGAGCGGTCAGAATTCAAACCGACTATCAATATGTCGCCCAGCTTTTTACAATCGGTCAGAAGCTTTATATGACCGTAATGCAGGAGATCAAAAACTCCGTTTGTGAAAACAACTTTTTTGTCTTTCCATTGAGGTTTCAATGCCAGCAGTCTTTCCAGGCTGACAATTTTCCCGCTGGCCTCCCCTTTCAGGTAGCGCTTGATCTGGCTAAACAACTCAAACCTGCTGACCTGAGCTGTTCCCAGCTCCTCCACCACCATACCGGCCGCCTGGTTCGAAATAAACGCCGCCTCCGGCAGACTCGCCCCGGACGCGACCGCCGAGGTAAATGCGGCGATAACAGTGTCGCCGGCTCCGGTAACATCGAAAACCCTGCGTGCGACAGTATTGAGATAAGTCACCTGGCCCTCCTTTTCGAACAAAGCCATACCTTCGGCACCGCGTGTGATCAATATCGATTGGGCATTGAGTTCATCCAATAGCCCCCGGCCGACCTCCTGCAGATCATCGTCGGTGCGGATTTTTCTGCCGTAGGCAAACCCGGCTTCATGGTGGTTTGGCGTAATCACTGAAACATCACGGTATGACCTGAAGTTGACGTCCTTGGGATCGACCGCCACGAAAATATCTTTTTTGCGACAGAGCCTGATGATTTCCTCCAGCAATCCGGGGGTGATAACTCCCTTACCGTAATCGGATATTATAACACTGCTAATATCCGCCAGGCAGGCCTTGAAATTATCTATAAGCTTCTTTTCAACCTGCTCGGAAACCGGTCCGACCAGTTCATCATCAGCCCGTACAACCTGTTGATTTGAGGCGATTATCCGTGTTTTGACCGTTGTAGGTCGATTATCATCAACTACGATGTTAGAAAAGTCGATACCCCTGCTCTCCAAAAGCGAGTTGAACATGTTCGATTCAGAATCATGTCCGTAAACACCCAGCAAAACCGGCTCATCCCCCAGCCTCTTGATATTCAACGCGACATTGGCCGCGCCGCCCAGACGCAATGTTTCATCGCGGATTTCCACAACAGGGACCGGCGCTTCGGGCGAAATCCTCTGCACATCACCGATCAGGTAGCGATCCAGCATCAGGTCGCCAATAATCACTATCTTACTGCGGCCGAAGTCAGCAAACAGCTGTTCTACGCGTAATTCGTCTATGTCCATCTCTTTATACCTTTTTTGAGGTTGACTTTGACTTAAATTGTAATACTTTTACCTCAAAACTTCAAGGAGGAAATCAATGCAACAGCCTCAGGGCAGGCCGCAAAAGATTCAAGTCGAGATGGGGGATAAGCTTCCTGACGAGGTCTATTCCAACCTGCAATTTATAAATTTTTCCCCTGCGGAATTTATTGTTGACTTCGCGCGCTTCTCCCCGGGCCATACCAAAGCAAGGATTCATGCCCGGATTATAATCAACCCTACAACAGCTAAGGGACTTTTGAAAAACCTCGAGAACGCGGTTTCCAAATATGAAAACCAGTTCGGTGAAATAAAACTCTTTGGCCAGCAGGATAAAACCATCGGCTTCCAGTCACCTGACAAAGCCGAATGATAATAATTTCTTGTAGCGAATATAAGTGATCTTATCTCGTGCATATATACGGAAAGGAAATTTAATATGGCAGAGGGCAAAATTGGCGCATTCACATTTGTTCTGCATTCCCATCTACCGTACGTGCTTTCGCATGGGCGCTGGCCGCATGGTACCGACTGGCTCAATGAGGCCTGTGCCGAAACCTATATTCCGATTCTGGATATGATCCATGAACTTGTCGACGAGGGCATTTCGCCTAAATTGACGATCGGGATTTCACCTGTTCTCTGCGAGCAACTGGGGCATAAATCATTCAAAAATGAATTTTGTGGTTACCTTGAAAACAAAATCCAGGCCGCCAATACGGACCGTGAAGTCTTCGACCGCCATGGCGACACGCATATGCTTCAGCTGGCCGAAATGTGGCAAAATTTCTATACCCGTACCAAAATTCACTTCGAAAAAAACTATCGCCATAACCTGCCCGAAGCGTTCAAAAAACTCCAGGACGACGGCCATATCGAAATTATGACCTGCGGTGCAACTCATGGTTATATGCCGCTTTTGTCGCAGGACACGACGGTCCAGGCCCAGGTCAAACAGGCGGTGCAGTCCTATGAGAATTTCTTCGGATGTAAACCGCGCGGGATCTGGCTCCCCGAATGCGCTTACCGTCCACGCTATGAATGGGGTCCCCCGGTTGAAACCGACGCTCTCGGTAGCAGTCCCTATCTGCGTAAAGGTGTGGAGGAATTCCTGTCTGAAAACGGGATCGAATATTTCGTTATTGACAGCGCTCTGCTCAAAGGCGGGAAGGCAATCGGTGTCTATATCGATCGCTTCGATGCGCTCCAGAGACTCTGGGGCCAGTTCGAA
Coding sequences:
- a CDS encoding cupin domain-containing protein — encoded protein: MLNKSNAARMISGFVTLKPGEEVGIHNTEDYEELIVVLEGSGVVVTESDGERAVRIGQVAYNPPHSEHNVKNSGKSLLRYIYIVSKAD
- a CDS encoding PilT/PilU family type 4a pilus ATPase, translated to MNLRQMLVEMLSKGASDLHIRVGIRPTLRVDGVLTPINTAPMSKDDLNEVINQILTPEQQKRFLARNEMDLALSVAKLGRFRINLFRQRGTIGIALRAVNTTVPTFEELYLPPIIKKIAENRRGLVIVTGTTGSGKSTTLASMIEHINGNRKDNILTIEDPIEYIYRDKESIVSQREVGGDTPSFTSALRHAFRQDPDTILIGEIRDADTMSTALSAADTGHFVLTTLHTMNVIETVSRIISFFPPHQHQQIRLLLAGTLKSIICQRLLSRADRPGRVPAVEVMVSTGSIRECLIKPDRTMEIQDLIESGGVQYGMQSFDQSIMKLYRNGVISYEEAMTQATNPDDFDLRLKGITAASDRGWNDWEPSQTE
- the accB gene encoding acetyl-CoA carboxylase biotin carboxyl carrier protein: MFESQIRKLVKLVEESDIAQLEVTRWGRKVKIIKRFASGSNGHGKNRGATEINVPAVSQRMEPAPVSAPSEVSSPPPAAVPQQKEPAPVAEKTESADDNYVPVKSPMVGTFYISPEPSAPPYVEVGGNVQKGTVVCIVEAMKLMNEIESEVSGKVVKRLVENGQPVEFGQTLFLVDPT
- a CDS encoding M24 family metallopeptidase → MVQNLKKLQKLVKRDNLDCLLVTRITDIRYLTGFSGSSAKVLVFPTQSYFFTDFRYKDQSAQQVKGAKIEIGQRDPVMDFPEFKPLQKKNIKIGFQSGDLTFGMLEQLRQLLPHTVFIPAEDLVGELSITKTQSEINDIKEAVKISDAAFERILNIIEPGVRENEIAAELEYQMKMLGSSNPAFDTIVASGYRSAMPHGVASDKKVEKGDFITMDFGAIYNGYHSDMTRTIVLGKATSKQKKVYNLVLKAQKAGCRYAKAGIMAKDLDEKVRKMIDKAGYGKYFGHGLGHGLGVVVHDKPAVSNRSETELKSNMVITIEPGVYIPDWGGVRIEDDVVIKKNKSLILNKAEKELIEL
- the rfaE1 gene encoding D-glycero-beta-D-manno-heptose-7-phosphate kinase — its product is MDIDELRVEQLFADFGRSKIVIIGDLMLDRYLIGDVQRISPEAPVPVVEIRDETLRLGGAANVALNIKRLGDEPVLLGVYGHDSESNMFNSLLESRGIDFSNIVVDDNRPTTVKTRIIASNQQVVRADDELVGPVSEQVEKKLIDNFKACLADISSVIISDYGKGVITPGLLEEIIRLCRKKDIFVAVDPKDVNFRSYRDVSVITPNHHEAGFAYGRKIRTDDDLQEVGRGLLDELNAQSILITRGAEGMALFEKEGQVTYLNTVARRVFDVTGAGDTVIAAFTSAVASGASLPEAAFISNQAAGMVVEELGTAQVSRFELFSQIKRYLKGEASGKIVSLERLLALKPQWKDKKVVFTNGVFDLLHYGHIKLLTDCKKLGDILIVGLNSDRSVHRIKGPERPIIPYTDRSRVLAALEAVDYVIPFDDETPLELIKNIKPDILAKGADYAISEIVGAEQVKNNGGKVVRVKLQPGLSTTEIINRIVANSES
- a CDS encoding DUF3467 domain-containing protein — encoded protein: MQQPQGRPQKIQVEMGDKLPDEVYSNLQFINFSPAEFIVDFARFSPGHTKARIHARIIINPTTAKGLLKNLENAVSKYENQFGEIKLFGQQDKTIGFQSPDKAE